The Deltaproteobacteria bacterium CG11_big_fil_rev_8_21_14_0_20_49_13 DNA window ACGGGTTGGTTCAGGAGATTGCCGCGCCCCTTCGGGGCTCGCAATGACGATCCACCTAGATCCTGTAAAATGCACCGGCTGCGGACAGTGTATCCTCGCCTGCAACTTCAAGGTCTTTAATATCCCGTGGAACGAAAATGCCGGGGTCGTTCAGGAAAAGATAGCGGAGTATGCGCTGGGAGTGTTGAAAGATAAGCGCTCTTTTTACATAAACTTCCTTACATTTCTGACCCCTCAGTGCGACTGTTTTAAGACTCAGACCAAACCTCTGATGCCCGACATCGGCATACTTGTCTCAACCGATCCGGTAGCGATAGACAAGGCATCGATGGACCTCGTTGAAAAACACGCAGGCCGCGACATCTTCAAGGAACACTGCGGCATGGACGGAAATCTTCAGATCAACCACGCGGCAAAATTAGGGCTCGGGAAATTAGGATACAACCTAATTCGTTGATACTTGGGAAAAACCACAAAAAACCACAAGACGGACTCAAAAGTGACGGGAATGCTACACTTTCTGAATATGCCCGTGTCGCTCATATTCAATAATTTCAACATGTTATCACGATTCATCCTGGTACGCCCTAAATGCGTCTTGTGGGTTTTTCGC harbors:
- a CDS encoding 4Fe-4S ferredoxin — translated: RVGSGDCRAPSGLAMTIHLDPVKCTGCGQCILACNFKVFNIPWNENAGVVQEKIAEYALGVLKDKRSFYINFLTFLTPQCDCFKTQTKPLMPDIGILVSTDPVAIDKASMDLVEKHAGRDIFKEHCGMDGNLQINHAAKLGLGKLGYNLIR